A stretch of the Flavobacterium sp. 5 genome encodes the following:
- the mgrA gene encoding L-glyceraldehyde 3-phosphate reductase produces the protein MKYNRCGKSGLLLPEISLGLWHNFGSVDNFENAESIAKEAFDKGITHFDLANNYGPVPGSAEENFGKILWHNFQGNLRDEIVISTKAGYTMWDGPYGDWGSRKYLLSSLDQSLKRMNIDYVDIFYSHRPDPETPIEETMMALDHAVRSGKALYVGISNYSAEQTRIAVDVLKQLGTPCLIHQAKYSMLVRWVEDGLLDVLEEKGVGCIAFSPLAQGLLTDKYLNGIPENSRAHNPNGHLREDEVTEERIQKLIQLNEIAKNRNQSLAQMALAWLQKDKRITSVLIGASSVRQLNNNIECLQNLVFSSDEINAIEEILK, from the coding sequence ATGAAATATAACAGATGTGGAAAAAGCGGGTTATTATTACCTGAAATTTCTTTAGGATTATGGCATAACTTTGGGTCGGTAGATAATTTTGAAAATGCAGAAAGCATTGCTAAGGAAGCTTTTGATAAAGGAATTACCCATTTTGATTTGGCTAATAATTACGGACCAGTTCCGGGCTCTGCAGAGGAGAATTTTGGTAAAATTCTATGGCACAATTTTCAGGGAAATCTACGTGATGAAATCGTAATTTCTACAAAAGCGGGTTATACAATGTGGGATGGTCCTTATGGCGATTGGGGATCCCGAAAATATTTATTATCGAGTTTAGATCAAAGTTTAAAACGCATGAATATTGATTATGTGGATATTTTTTATTCCCATCGTCCTGATCCGGAAACGCCAATTGAAGAGACTATGATGGCACTTGATCACGCTGTGAGAAGTGGTAAAGCTTTATATGTTGGAATCAGTAATTATTCGGCAGAACAGACTAGAATAGCGGTTGATGTTTTAAAACAATTAGGAACGCCTTGCTTGATTCATCAAGCGAAATATTCGATGTTAGTTCGTTGGGTAGAAGATGGTTTATTAGATGTTCTTGAAGAAAAAGGAGTTGGTTGTATTGCATTTTCACCTTTGGCACAAGGACTTTTAACTGATAAATATTTGAATGGAATTCCCGAAAATTCTCGTGCTCATAATCCAAACGGGCATTTGAGAGAAGATGAGGTTACCGAGGAACGCATTCAAAAGTTAATTCAATTGAATGAAATTGCTAAAAATAGAAACCAGTCTTTAGCTCAAATGGCATTAGCTTGGTTGCAAAAAGATAAACGAATAACTTCAGTTTTAATTGGTGCTAGTTCAGTAAGGCAGTTGAATAATAACATTGAATGTTTGCAAAATCTTGTCTTTTCTTCAGATGAAATAAATGCTATTGAAGAAATTTTAAAATAA
- a CDS encoding Crp/Fnr family transcriptional regulator, giving the protein MFDHLKNKFPIDSHKWESYIKSFHKLEVPAKTVLLNEGKVSDRMFFIEKGCIRCWFNKDGKDLTLQFFFEGGMVGSIESFRKRIPSPITIETIEPSVLWYADKKDIDSILNELIEIPEIREKFIDSIFERTFDYIKHFVSFIKDSPEQRYQNILKENPQIIKRIPQHYIASYLGISSVHLSRIKNKLLK; this is encoded by the coding sequence ATGTTTGATCATCTTAAAAATAAGTTCCCAATAGATAGCCATAAATGGGAGAGTTACATAAAGTCTTTTCATAAACTTGAGGTTCCTGCAAAAACAGTTCTTTTGAATGAGGGCAAAGTTTCAGATCGAATGTTTTTTATCGAAAAAGGCTGCATCAGGTGCTGGTTTAATAAAGATGGAAAAGATTTAACGCTGCAGTTTTTTTTTGAAGGAGGAATGGTTGGATCTATTGAAAGTTTTAGAAAAAGAATACCAAGTCCGATTACAATTGAAACCATCGAACCTTCTGTTTTATGGTATGCTGATAAAAAGGATATTGATTCCATCCTAAATGAATTAATTGAAATTCCAGAAATAAGAGAAAAATTTATTGATAGTATTTTCGAACGCACTTTTGATTATATAAAACATTTTGTTTCGTTCATAAAAGATTCTCCCGAACAGCGCTATCAAAATATCTTAAAAGAAAATCCGCAGATTATTAAACGCATTCCTCAACATTACATAGCTTCTTATTTGGGAATTAGTTCAGTTCACTTAAGTAGGATAAAAAATAAACTACTCAAATAA
- a CDS encoding zinc-binding alcohol dehydrogenase family protein translates to MKAAVIYKNGELPQYIDFPDPIVENENHALITVKASAVKNLDKNIASGKHYSALEKAEAKVVGGDGVGLLEDGTRVYALGLTGMIAEYAIVDKNKMVKIPEGLDDCTASALPNAVAGSAMALRFRAAIQKGETVLINGATGVTGKIAIQLAKYYGAKRIIVTGRNEQTLKTLLDLGADEYLILTQTDEDFISQFKIIHANTPIDIIIDYLWGHSAELILNSLKGNGAFTHKTRYVSVGSMAGDTIQLSASILRSVDLQLSGSGFGSWTKGEMKKLIDEILPEMFELAASKKLIIETVSIDIKDIQKAWDMNIPDGKRLVITI, encoded by the coding sequence ATGAAAGCAGCAGTAATTTATAAAAATGGAGAATTACCACAATATATCGATTTTCCAGATCCAATTGTCGAAAACGAAAATCATGCCTTAATAACAGTTAAAGCTTCGGCAGTTAAAAATTTAGACAAAAACATTGCGAGTGGAAAACATTACTCAGCATTGGAAAAAGCTGAAGCTAAAGTTGTAGGCGGGGATGGAGTTGGTTTGCTTGAAGATGGAACCAGAGTGTATGCATTAGGCCTAACTGGAATGATTGCCGAATACGCCATCGTTGATAAAAACAAAATGGTGAAAATCCCAGAAGGACTTGATGATTGTACAGCGTCTGCATTACCAAATGCAGTTGCGGGTTCTGCAATGGCGTTACGCTTTAGAGCTGCTATTCAAAAAGGAGAAACAGTTTTGATAAACGGAGCAACTGGAGTTACGGGAAAAATTGCGATTCAGCTTGCCAAATATTATGGTGCAAAAAGAATAATTGTAACTGGAAGAAATGAGCAGACTTTAAAAACTTTATTAGATTTGGGTGCAGATGAATACTTAATTCTTACTCAAACCGATGAAGATTTTATAAGCCAATTTAAGATCATTCATGCCAATACACCAATAGATATTATAATCGATTATTTGTGGGGACATTCAGCTGAATTGATTTTAAATTCTCTAAAAGGGAATGGAGCATTTACACATAAAACCAGATATGTTTCTGTTGGTTCTATGGCTGGAGATACGATTCAATTGTCAGCATCAATTTTACGAAGTGTCGATCTTCAATTATCAGGTTCAGGTTTTGGGAGCTGGACTAAAGGCGAAATGAAAAAATTAATAGATGAAATTTTACCTGAAATGTTTGAGTTGGCAGCATCCAAAAAATTAATAATAGAAACTGTTTCGATAGATATAAAAGACATTCAAAAAGCTTGGGATATGAATATACCTGATGGGAAACGATTGGTTATTACAATTTAA
- a CDS encoding glycoside hydrolase family 97 protein yields MKKSITLFFALLLFNFSFAQKKQDYILNSPNGKIQVNIAVNDKISWSVSHDKNVILSPSAMSMTLDENEVLGKNAVVLNSKKETVDASFETPFYKKKSVKNNYNQLTLNFKNDFSIEYRAFDDGVAYRFITKKKKDITIQSEEVVLNFDQNYNILMPYVRDLRNPKDPYISSFEAHYENKKISEFAKDTLAFLPFLIDFKNHKKAVFLEANLEDYPGLFVTNNKDKSGFESRFSKYPLQEKNGGFNNINRLITERADYLVKTKGTRNFPWRIVVISENDKDLANNDMVQKLSEPTKIKDLSWIKPGKVAWDWWNDWNIYNIDFKAGINTQTYKYYIDFASKNKVEYVVLDEGWSLEDDIMKHNPNVDLEALIAYGKERNVGIILWSSWMALTKNTEGILKNYANLGIKGFKVDFLDRDDAKMVSSVYDIAQKAADNKLLLDFHGMYKPTGIQRTFPNILNFEGVKGLENNKWTPNDDVPLYDCTIPYIRMMAGPMDYTPGAMRNATKSEFKPSHSNPVSQGTRCHQLALYTIFEAPLQMMADSPTAYMKEQESTDFIAKTPTTFDETVALDGEVGQFVALARKKGSTWYLGAITNWNSREITIDFSFLEKGKKYEAEIFSDGLNAEKAAVDYKREIITVDSTSKLKYHLASGGGLSAIIQSK; encoded by the coding sequence ATGAAAAAATCAATCACTTTATTCTTCGCATTGCTCCTATTTAATTTTTCTTTTGCACAAAAGAAACAAGATTATATTTTGAATTCTCCAAACGGAAAAATTCAAGTTAACATTGCTGTTAATGACAAAATAAGCTGGAGTGTTTCACATGATAAAAATGTAATTCTGTCGCCATCTGCAATGTCAATGACTTTGGATGAAAATGAAGTTTTAGGAAAAAATGCAGTAGTTTTAAATTCAAAAAAAGAAACAGTTGATGCTTCATTTGAAACTCCATTTTACAAAAAGAAATCAGTTAAAAACAATTACAATCAGCTGACATTAAACTTTAAAAATGATTTCAGCATCGAATATCGTGCTTTTGATGATGGTGTTGCTTATCGTTTTATCACTAAAAAGAAAAAAGATATCACGATTCAATCAGAAGAAGTGGTTTTAAATTTCGACCAAAATTACAATATATTAATGCCTTATGTTCGTGATTTAAGAAACCCAAAAGATCCTTACATTTCATCTTTCGAAGCGCATTACGAAAATAAAAAAATCAGTGAATTTGCCAAAGATACTTTAGCCTTTTTACCGTTTTTAATTGATTTTAAAAATCATAAAAAAGCCGTTTTCTTAGAAGCTAATTTGGAAGATTATCCTGGATTATTTGTAACGAATAACAAAGACAAATCTGGTTTTGAATCTCGTTTTTCTAAATATCCTTTACAGGAAAAAAATGGAGGATTTAATAATATCAACAGACTTATTACCGAAAGAGCCGATTATTTGGTCAAAACAAAAGGAACTCGAAATTTCCCATGGAGAATTGTTGTGATCTCAGAAAACGACAAAGATTTGGCCAATAATGATATGGTTCAGAAACTATCGGAACCAACAAAAATCAAAGATCTCAGTTGGATAAAACCCGGAAAAGTAGCTTGGGATTGGTGGAACGATTGGAACATTTACAACATTGATTTTAAAGCTGGAATCAATACACAAACCTATAAATATTATATTGATTTTGCATCCAAAAACAAAGTAGAATATGTGGTTCTTGACGAAGGTTGGAGTCTTGAAGATGACATTATGAAACACAATCCAAATGTTGATTTAGAAGCGTTAATCGCATACGGAAAAGAACGAAATGTGGGTATTATTTTGTGGAGCTCTTGGATGGCTTTGACCAAAAACACAGAAGGTATTTTGAAGAATTACGCCAATTTAGGAATCAAAGGTTTTAAAGTTGATTTCTTAGATCGTGACGATGCCAAAATGGTGAGTTCTGTTTACGATATTGCTCAAAAAGCGGCCGATAATAAATTGCTATTGGATTTTCACGGGATGTATAAACCAACTGGAATTCAGAGAACTTTTCCAAATATTCTAAATTTTGAAGGTGTAAAAGGATTGGAAAATAATAAATGGACCCCAAATGATGATGTTCCTTTGTATGATTGTACAATTCCATATATACGAATGATGGCGGGACCTATGGATTATACGCCTGGAGCCATGCGAAATGCAACCAAAAGTGAATTCAAACCAAGCCATTCTAATCCTGTAAGTCAAGGAACAAGATGTCATCAATTGGCATTGTACACCATTTTTGAAGCGCCTTTACAAATGATGGCGGATAGCCCAACGGCTTATATGAAAGAACAGGAAAGCACAGATTTCATTGCTAAAACTCCAACCACATTTGATGAAACAGTAGCTTTAGATGGTGAAGTAGGGCAATTTGTAGCATTGGCTAGAAAAAAAGGATCTACATGGTATTTGGGTGCTATTACCAATTGGAATTCAAGAGAAATAACAATTGATTTTTCTTTCCTTGAAAAAGGTAAAAAATACGAAGCCGAAATTTTCTCTGATGGATTAAATGCTGAAAAAGCAGCAGTAGATTATAAAAGAGAAATTATAACTGTAGATTCAACTTCAAAATTAAAATATCATTTAGCAAGCGGTGGTGGATTATCAGCTATTATTCAAAGTAAATAA
- a CDS encoding glycoside hydrolase family 3 N-terminal domain-containing protein: protein MKIIVALFLSVLSLSLHAQKKADSSIDEKVEALIKKMSLADKKMQLQIRSFDGFKKFRNQNGEMNADSLSKYYPNGIGGLNLDINFEPEMYVKTLNSFQKWSTSTGNKIPIEFIGEGLHGYMARGATVFPQAIALGSTWDPELAERIYTVAGLEARSRGVVQVYAPNLDLAREPRFGRIEEMFSEDPYLVALMGNAEVNGFQSRSAKPDLNHVATTLKHYVAHGQPEGGRNTAPINISNYDLMNNDLFPFEYIIKHANPVSLMPSYNEIGGVPNHANSWLIQDVLKKQLGFKGFITSDQSAIDQIHGLHYFAKSNREAAKIAIENTIDLDLQFNDGAYNSLDTLVKSGQLSEKRIDDALRKFLKFKFEMGLFDNPYADVSKMKSVTNTVQNKKLALEAAEKAAVLLKNQDNLLPLDSKKIKTLAVIGPLAKGVHFGGYSAEPRQGIDLLNGITAYAGNDFKVTYAEGCKLALEESSFWADKVQTPNSEEDDRRLIKEAIEVAKQSDVIVLAIGETVAFSREAWGENHLGDRSSLSLLGLQDDLVKELVATGKPIVAIIFGGRPLAINDVAKNIPSIIQAFYLGQETGTGLANILFGKVNPSGKLAVTIPKSVGELPAYYNRQPSRMRSYVNDNNKPLFPFGFGLSYTAYQYGKPVLDKKDISKTENIIVTIPITNTGKVEGDEIVQLYIRDLISSGSRPIMELKDFTKVHLKPNETKNVTFTITPEKLMFYNYQLKKVLESGDFEVMIGPNSASVQTLTFTVK, encoded by the coding sequence ATGAAAATTATAGTAGCCTTATTTTTATCAGTATTATCTCTTTCACTTCATGCTCAAAAAAAAGCAGATTCTTCTATTGATGAAAAAGTAGAAGCGCTGATTAAGAAAATGTCTCTTGCTGATAAAAAGATGCAATTGCAAATACGTTCTTTTGATGGTTTTAAAAAATTCAGAAATCAAAATGGGGAAATGAATGCTGATAGTCTGTCAAAATATTATCCAAACGGAATTGGCGGATTAAATCTTGATATCAATTTTGAACCTGAAATGTATGTTAAAACACTCAATTCTTTTCAAAAATGGAGCACTTCTACAGGGAACAAAATCCCGATTGAATTTATTGGCGAAGGTCTTCATGGCTACATGGCAAGAGGCGCAACCGTTTTTCCACAAGCAATTGCTCTAGGTAGTACTTGGGATCCCGAATTGGCCGAACGAATTTATACCGTTGCTGGTCTCGAAGCCAGAAGCCGAGGCGTAGTACAAGTTTATGCTCCCAATCTTGATTTGGCTAGAGAACCACGCTTTGGAAGAATTGAAGAAATGTTTTCAGAAGATCCGTATTTGGTTGCTTTAATGGGGAATGCCGAAGTAAATGGTTTTCAAAGCCGAAGCGCTAAACCAGATTTGAATCATGTTGCTACAACTTTAAAACATTATGTAGCTCACGGACAGCCAGAAGGAGGACGGAATACTGCTCCTATAAATATATCGAATTACGATTTGATGAATAATGATTTATTTCCTTTTGAATATATTATCAAACATGCAAATCCTGTGAGTTTAATGCCTTCTTATAATGAAATTGGAGGAGTTCCAAATCATGCTAATTCTTGGCTTATACAAGATGTCCTGAAAAAACAATTGGGTTTTAAAGGTTTTATAACGTCCGATCAAAGTGCCATTGATCAAATTCATGGCTTACATTATTTTGCTAAATCAAACCGCGAAGCTGCAAAAATTGCCATCGAAAATACGATCGATTTAGATCTTCAATTCAACGATGGTGCCTATAATTCGCTAGATACTTTGGTAAAATCAGGGCAATTATCTGAAAAACGTATTGATGATGCTTTGAGAAAATTTTTGAAATTCAAATTTGAAATGGGTTTATTTGACAATCCGTATGCTGATGTTTCAAAAATGAAATCCGTAACAAATACAGTTCAAAACAAAAAACTAGCTTTAGAAGCAGCAGAAAAAGCAGCCGTTTTACTTAAAAACCAAGATAATCTTTTGCCTCTTGATTCTAAAAAAATTAAAACTTTGGCGGTCATTGGTCCTTTAGCAAAAGGTGTTCATTTTGGAGGATATTCTGCTGAACCAAGACAAGGAATAGATTTATTAAACGGAATCACTGCTTACGCTGGAAATGATTTTAAAGTTACCTATGCCGAAGGCTGTAAACTAGCTTTGGAAGAATCTTCATTTTGGGCAGATAAAGTACAAACTCCAAACTCGGAAGAAGATGACAGACGCTTGATTAAAGAAGCAATTGAAGTCGCTAAGCAAAGTGATGTGATTGTTTTAGCTATTGGAGAAACTGTTGCTTTTAGCAGAGAAGCATGGGGAGAAAACCACTTGGGAGACCGTTCGAGTCTTTCGCTTTTGGGCTTACAAGATGATTTAGTAAAAGAACTTGTAGCAACAGGAAAACCTATTGTTGCAATTATTTTTGGAGGACGTCCGCTTGCAATAAACGATGTTGCTAAAAACATTCCGTCAATTATTCAGGCATTTTATTTAGGACAGGAAACAGGAACTGGATTAGCTAATATTTTGTTTGGAAAAGTAAATCCTTCAGGAAAATTAGCGGTAACAATTCCAAAATCCGTTGGAGAATTACCGGCTTATTACAATCGTCAGCCAAGCCGCATGAGAAGTTATGTAAACGACAACAACAAACCTTTGTTTCCGTTTGGTTTCGGATTATCTTATACTGCTTATCAATACGGAAAACCAGTTTTAGACAAGAAAGATATCTCAAAAACAGAAAATATAATCGTAACAATTCCAATAACAAATACAGGAAAAGTGGAAGGTGATGAAATTGTGCAGTTGTATATCCGTGATTTAATAAGTTCTGGCTCCAGACCAATTATGGAATTAAAAGATTTTACAAAAGTGCATCTAAAACCGAACGAAACAAAAAATGTTACATTTACCATTACTCCCGAAAAGCTGATGTTTTACAATTACCAACTCAAAAAAGTATTAGAATCTGGTGATTTTGAAGTAATGATCGGACCAAATTCAGCAAGTGTACAAACTTTAACTTTTACAGTAAAATAA
- a CDS encoding glycoside hydrolase family 28 protein: MKKYITLLLVSVFITGQSQTFDITKYGAIGDGKTINTKALQNTIDTCFKNGGGTVLVPTGVFMIGTVNLKSNVNLHLESGAILRGSTNINDYTPVNGVHYGMFFTENSENITISGSGNIDANGDVFFDTTKAKKIEWGGTAGTRQKENFRKVADGGLGDGPIVPKERPYQTIIFSNCKRVTIKDVFITQSSFWTMLIADCDSVLIDGIRLWTNMLAPNADGIDITSGKNIIVSNCDIRAGDDAIIVVGYASHFEVPGFKDLRHSSENINITNCNLQSASSAIRIGYFDHNSVRNINISNCNITNSTRGIGIFLRDQGSLENINVTNVNIETKLRTGDWWGNGEPIHISAVRGKVKVAGTETEKLGVIKNVTFTNVNCKAENGILIYGSEESRIQNVNFKNVTFDFIDSKLNDVAGGNIDLRGCLDEKQQLIQRDIPGIYGQYVDGLTIEDFKLTWTGTRMPYFTNGIEINNFNDLRIANFKGTGSPINKSAVPILLENGTKTNLILDKNSTPKMTNVKN, from the coding sequence ATGAAAAAATATATTACACTACTGTTAGTTTCTGTTTTTATAACAGGACAGTCACAGACTTTTGATATCACAAAATATGGTGCAATTGGCGACGGAAAAACTATAAATACAAAAGCATTACAAAACACCATTGATACTTGTTTTAAAAACGGTGGCGGAACAGTTTTGGTTCCGACAGGAGTTTTTATGATAGGAACAGTGAATCTAAAAAGCAACGTAAATCTACATCTTGAAAGTGGTGCCATTTTAAGAGGAAGCACTAATATCAATGATTATACTCCTGTAAATGGAGTTCATTACGGTATGTTTTTTACAGAGAATTCAGAAAACATTACAATTTCTGGAAGCGGAAATATCGATGCCAATGGGGATGTTTTTTTTGACACTACAAAAGCAAAAAAAATTGAATGGGGCGGTACTGCAGGCACACGCCAAAAAGAAAATTTCAGAAAAGTTGCTGATGGTGGTTTAGGTGACGGACCAATTGTACCAAAAGAAAGACCATATCAAACCATTATTTTTAGCAACTGTAAAAGAGTCACAATAAAAGATGTTTTCATCACACAATCTTCTTTTTGGACGATGCTAATCGCCGATTGTGACAGCGTTTTGATTGATGGTATCAGACTTTGGACCAATATGCTGGCTCCAAATGCCGATGGAATTGACATTACTTCAGGAAAAAATATCATCGTTAGCAATTGTGATATTCGTGCGGGTGACGACGCTATTATTGTTGTGGGTTATGCTTCGCATTTTGAAGTTCCAGGTTTTAAAGATTTACGTCATTCTTCAGAGAATATTAATATAACAAACTGTAATCTTCAATCAGCTTCGAGCGCTATTAGGATTGGGTATTTCGATCATAATTCGGTTAGAAACATTAATATTTCAAATTGTAATATCACCAATTCAACTCGCGGAATCGGAATATTTTTGAGAGATCAAGGATCGTTAGAAAACATTAATGTTACCAATGTAAATATTGAAACCAAGCTTAGGACTGGCGATTGGTGGGGAAATGGAGAACCAATTCATATTTCGGCTGTTCGTGGAAAAGTAAAAGTAGCGGGTACTGAAACGGAGAAATTAGGAGTTATTAAAAACGTGACTTTCACTAATGTCAACTGTAAAGCCGAAAATGGAATTCTGATTTACGGTTCTGAAGAAAGCCGAATTCAAAACGTTAATTTTAAAAACGTCACTTTCGATTTTATTGATAGCAAACTAAATGACGTAGCAGGAGGAAATATAGATCTTCGTGGTTGTCTGGATGAAAAACAACAGCTTATTCAACGTGACATTCCTGGAATTTACGGGCAATACGTCGATGGCTTAACTATTGAAGATTTTAAATTGACATGGACAGGAACGAGAATGCCTTATTTTACAAATGGTATCGAAATCAATAATTTTAATGATTTACGAATTGCTAATTTTAAAGGAACTGGATCGCCAATTAATAAAAGTGCAGTTCCAATTTTATTAGAAAATGGAACAAAAACTAATTTGATTTTGGATAAAAATAGTACTCCAAAAATGACTAACGTTAAGAATTAA